The Mya arenaria isolate MELC-2E11 chromosome 16, ASM2691426v1 genome includes a window with the following:
- the LOC128221539 gene encoding cytoplasmic polyadenylation element-binding protein-like produces MKVACPRRGDMKVACPRRGDMKVACPRRGDMKVACPRRGDMKVACPRRGDMKAEDYEQTLSSGNMSSTSDIVQRINAMLENTLDITNLGAINNDQAKQHAAMNQVPHLIQGPHSQQGLNIQGPTTTGYHDNQFTSNHSAPYPGYQLFYQSTSANQYQPLSSHYSSEHTYQSYLPQAQEIYNSQPHPFSKHPSDTTSSYKLDQPTKQSRTETPQKHTRAIRGSPGYSDYDSSTGSPATPTTPLNETLSPMEQIFGLMSRDNRGQAASSRSNSPYDSDTSGFSSEGSEAALLDMMNSLKIGNREAKSPVNDLSKQLYHAQQQQQQHQQQVIQQHQHQLTQQQQQQQQQQQQQQQLFQQYQQASAQLQIYQPQKQTTNSALALPASDATVIGNRISGQIMRPYVIANLDPYAIDRAARLHRSAAAMSEASCTWSGKIPPKNYRSPASFSCKVFLGGVPWDITEAGLQQAFNKFGSFKIEWPGRDGYVYLLFESEKAVKMLLQECTHDYSTGEYYYNISSRRMRSKEVQVIPWMLSDSNFVRQPSQRLDANKTVFVGALHGMISAEILSNIMNDLFGNVVYSGIDCDKHKYPIGSGRVTFSSRRSYMKAVQAAFVEIKTPKFTKKIQIDPYLEDSICTVCGLQPGPYFCRDLLCFKYFCRPCWYWKHDADSMRSHKPLSRNTKVQANLGLL; encoded by the exons ATGAAGGTAGCTTGCCCAAGACGAGGAGACATGAAGGTAGCTTGCCCAAGACGAGGAGACATGAAGGTAGCTTGCCCAAGACGAGGAGACATGAAGGTAGCTTGCCCAAGACGAGGAGACATGAAGGTAGCTTGCCCAAGACGAGGAGACATGAAG GCTGAAGATTATGAACAGACTCTGAGTTCTGGCAACATGAGCAGCACAAGTGATATAGTGCAGAGAATCAACGCCATGCTGGAAAATACCCTCGACATCACAAATCTTGGTGCTATCAACAATGATCAGGCTAAAC AGCATGCAGCAATGAACCAGGTACCTCACCTGATACAAGGGCCCCACAGCCAACAGGGACTCAACATACAGGGACCCACAACAACTGGTTACCATGACAACCAGTTCACAAGCAATCATTCTGCACCATACCCAG GATACCAGCTGTTTTACCAAAGTACCAGTGCCAATCAGTACCAGCCCCTGTCGTCCCACTACAGCAGTGAACACACATATCAGT CGTACTTGCCACAAGCACAGGAGATCTACAACTCTCAACCCCATCCGTTCAGTAAACACCCCTCTGACACTACGAGTAGCTATAAGTTGGACCAGCCCACTAAACAGAGCAGAACTGAAACTCCACAGAAACACACACGGGCAATTAGAGGATCTCCAGGGTATAG TGACTATGACTCGAGTACTGGATCTCCGGCCACTCCAACAACCCCCCTTAATGAGACCCTCTCCCCGATGGAACAGATATTCGGCCTCATGTCCAGGGACAATCGAGGCCAGGCAGCGTCTTCACGCAGCAATTCTCCATACGACTCAGACACCAGTGGATTCAGCAGTGAGGGATCTGAGGCTGCTCTCCTTGATATGATG AACTCCCTAAAAATTGGCAACAGAGAGGCAAAATCTCCAGTGAATGATCTGTCCAAGCAGCTGTATCATGcccagcagcagcaacaacaacaccaacaacaggTAATA CAGCAACACCAGCACCAGTTGactcagcagcagcaacaacaacagcagcagcaacaacagcagcagcagttgtTCCAGCAGTACCAACAGGCCTCAGCCCAGTTACAGATTTACCAACCCCAAAAACAGACAACAAACAGTGCCCTCGCTCTACCTGCCTCTGATGCCACAGTAATTG GAAACCGGATTTCTGGACAAATCATGCGTCCATATGTGATTGCTAACTTGGACCCGTATGCCATAGACAGGGCGGCTAGGCTGCATAGAAGTGCTGCTG CAATGAGCGAGGCGAGTTGTACATGGTCTGGTAAAATCCCACCCAAGAACTACAGAAGCCCGGCATCCTTCTCGTGTAAGGTGTTTCTCGGTGGTGTACCCTGGGATATCACTGAAG CCGGACTCCAGCAAGCCTTCAACAAGTTTGGCAGTTTCAAGATTGAGTGGCCAGGCAGGGACG GCTATGTGTACCTTCTGTTTGAGTCGGAAAAGGCTGTGAAAATGCTGCTTCAGGAATGCACCCATGACTACAGTACGGGAGAATACTACTACAATATCTCCAGCAGAAGGATGAGATCTAAGGAG GTTCAAGTCATCCCCTGGATGTTGTCAGATAGCAACTTTGTGCGTCAACCGTCCCAGCGCCTGGATGCAAACAAGACCGTGTTTGTGGGGGCGTTACATGGGATGATCTCCGCGGAAATCCTCTCCAATATCATGAATGATCTGTTCGGAAATGTGGTCTATTCTGGCATTGACTGTGATAAACACAAGTATCCCATCG GCAGTGGCAGAGTTACGTTTAGCAGTAGAAGGAGCTATATGAAGGCTGTACAGGCTGCCTTTGTGGAGATTAAGACACCAAAGTTCACTAAGAAG ATCCAGATAGATCCTTACCTTGAGGACAGTATCTGCACTGTGTGCGGCCTCCAGCCTGGGCCTTACTTTTGCAGAGATCTTCTG TGTTTCAAGTACTTCTGTCGCCCGTGCTGGTACTGGAAGCATGATGCAGACTCCATGCGATCTCACAAACCCCTGAGCAGAAACACAAAGGTTCAGGCGAACCTGGGCTTACTGTAG
- the LOC128221540 gene encoding dynein axonemal heavy chain 6-like: MCALNRKFGFLTGTLQNYARKYNLAIDHLSFKYIVYPVIRDQKEVHRQMGELKFGEELEMDKDLKVPEDGVLVHGMYMDACRWDMEAMTMVDSLKGEMQGELPMLHMQPEMDFEPDPANYMAPLYKTALRAGTLSTTGHSTNYVVAVYLPSTRPQDYWIAKGAACLCQLSE, encoded by the exons ATGTGTGCACTTAATAGGAAATTTG GTTTCCTGACGGGAACTCTGCAGAACTATGCGAGAAAGTACAACCTGGCCATTGATCACCTGAGCTTCAAGTACATTGTGTACCCGGTCATCCGCGACCAGAAGGAAGTGCACAGACAGATGGGGGAACTCAAATTTGGCGAGGAATTGGAGATGGATAAAGAC CTTAAAGTGCCCGAAGATGGTGTACTAGTCCATGGCATGTATATGGATGCGTGCCGCTGGGATATGGAGGCAATGACCATGGTGGACTCTCTGAAGGGCGAGATGCAAGGAGAGCTCCCCATGCTCCACATGCAGCCGGAGATGGACTTTGAACCAGACCCTGCAAACTATATGGCTCCTCTGTACAAGACTGCTCTCAGAGCAGGCACACTCTCAACCACTG GTCATTCCACAAACTATGTAGTGGCTGTGTACCTCCCATCAACACGCCCACAAGACTACTGGATCGCTAAGGGAGCTGCCTGTCTCTGCCAGCTTAGTGAATAA